In Moorena sp. SIOASIH, the following proteins share a genomic window:
- a CDS encoding metallophosphoesterase family protein — MTHRRIVIGDVHGHYNPLMALLDAITPTSDDTVYFLGDLIDRGPMSSQVVEFVKQNAHPCLLGNHELMLLEIIGNNSVPNSTRQAWLYSGGESTINSYGGKVCQDHLDWIKTLPTYIDLGDTWLVHAGVNPRMTIEEQTVEQFCWIRDEFHSMREPYFLDKLIITGHTMTFTLPGVAPGTIAQGCGWLDIDTGAYHPKSGWMTGLDITNNLVYQVNVFRGDVRQFPLEEAVTKIEPSKICRRQVLSTS; from the coding sequence ATGACCCACCGTCGTATTGTTATCGGTGACGTTCATGGTCACTATAATCCTCTTATGGCCTTATTGGATGCGATCACACCCACTAGTGACGACACCGTTTATTTTCTTGGAGACTTGATTGATCGAGGACCGATGAGTTCTCAGGTTGTGGAATTTGTCAAGCAAAACGCTCACCCCTGTTTATTAGGTAATCATGAGCTGATGTTACTAGAAATTATCGGTAACAATTCAGTACCTAACTCAACACGACAAGCCTGGCTCTATAGTGGTGGTGAAAGTACTATCAATAGCTATGGTGGAAAAGTCTGCCAAGATCACCTTGATTGGATCAAAACACTGCCAACCTACATTGATTTAGGAGATACCTGGCTAGTTCATGCTGGGGTTAATCCTCGCATGACCATTGAGGAGCAAACCGTTGAGCAATTTTGTTGGATTCGGGATGAATTTCACAGTATGCGTGAACCTTACTTTCTCGACAAGCTGATCATCACGGGTCACACCATGACTTTCACCTTACCAGGAGTGGCTCCCGGTACAATCGCCCAAGGTTGTGGTTGGCTAGATATAGACACTGGTGCTTATCATCCTAAAAGTGGTTGGATGACGGGTCTAGACATTACCAATAATCTTGTTTATCAAGTTAACGTCTTTCGGGGTGATGTTCGCCAATTCCCCTTGGAAGAAGCCGTGACCAAGATAGAACCTAGTAAAATATGCCGACGTCAAGTGTTGAGTACCTCCTGA
- a CDS encoding M48 family metallopeptidase has product MFSNILSIYSRYRRHLLYPLISMLLSLTLVVGTAQVAQGVPWLELLLRGIQIIQLSNMSDQQEVQIGQQINQQLVGKQFKLYRNREINRYVDQIGQRLAKRSERPDINYTFQVVDDGNINAFATMGGFVYINTGLIAAADNEAQLASVMAHEIGHIVGRHSIQQIKQAAIARGLAEAAGVDSNTMVNLGVELALRRPNSRQHEFQADELGIKNLKQAGYAPIGSVDFMKKLLKQRGFIPGFLSTHPSTADRIDSLEQSIDSNRAYVGDGLNNRAYKNKTRAVRNQKKAALERRTGRGGRVLR; this is encoded by the coding sequence ATGTTCAGCAATATATTATCGATTTACTCCCGTTATCGACGTCATTTGTTGTATCCGTTAATCAGCATGCTTCTATCCCTGACTCTGGTGGTGGGAACAGCTCAGGTTGCCCAAGGGGTTCCCTGGTTAGAGCTGCTATTGCGTGGTATTCAGATTATCCAGTTATCTAATATGTCTGATCAACAGGAAGTCCAAATTGGTCAGCAAATTAATCAGCAACTTGTTGGAAAGCAATTTAAGCTCTATCGCAATCGGGAAATTAATCGCTATGTTGATCAAATTGGTCAGCGACTAGCTAAAAGAAGCGAACGCCCAGATATTAACTATACATTCCAGGTGGTCGATGATGGTAATATTAATGCCTTCGCTACCATGGGAGGATTTGTTTATATTAACACGGGTTTAATCGCAGCAGCAGACAATGAAGCTCAACTGGCAAGTGTGATGGCTCATGAGATTGGTCATATCGTAGGTCGTCATAGTATCCAGCAAATTAAGCAAGCCGCGATCGCTAGAGGTTTAGCAGAAGCGGCTGGAGTTGATAGCAACACGATGGTTAATCTGGGCGTGGAATTAGCACTACGTCGTCCCAACAGTCGTCAGCATGAATTTCAAGCGGATGAACTAGGTATCAAAAACTTAAAACAAGCAGGCTATGCTCCTATAGGATCAGTAGACTTTATGAAAAAACTCCTCAAGCAAAGAGGCTTTATTCCAGGCTTTCTGAGTACTCATCCGTCAACAGCAGACCGAATTGATTCCTTGGAGCAGTCTATCGATTCAAATCGTGCCTATGTTGGTGATGGATTAAACAATCGGGCTTACAAAAACAAAACTCGTGCAGTCCGCAACCAGAAAAAAGCTGCCCTCGAAAGGAGAACAGGTCGTGGAGGGCGAGTGCTCAGATAA
- a CDS encoding DUF4330 domain-containing protein, protein MAIVDSKGRLFGKVSIIDFGAALVILLVVVGIFFFPGESGSVAQLNSTKPVEVDVIVRGLSLLEPDVLVNQLEETKKTNIVIRKQPYGQVDVKSVKILRRSVLVPQPDGSIKELPDPRPSFYGINMLLTLGGKATITKDGVVLGNSKIKIGTPVELEGRDYNFNASVINVRVK, encoded by the coding sequence ATGGCTATTGTAGATTCTAAAGGACGTTTGTTTGGCAAGGTGAGCATTATCGACTTCGGTGCTGCCTTGGTGATTTTGTTGGTAGTTGTAGGAATCTTCTTCTTTCCTGGTGAGTCTGGTTCCGTTGCCCAACTCAATAGCACCAAACCAGTAGAAGTAGATGTTATTGTCCGGGGGTTAAGCTTGCTTGAACCAGATGTGTTGGTCAATCAGTTGGAGGAGACCAAGAAGACTAATATTGTGATTCGTAAGCAACCCTATGGTCAGGTTGACGTCAAATCCGTCAAAATTCTGCGTAGAAGTGTCCTGGTGCCACAACCAGATGGCTCTATCAAAGAACTACCAGATCCCAGACCTAGCTTTTATGGGATTAATATGTTACTCACCTTAGGTGGTAAAGCAACAATCACCAAGGATGGAGTAGTGCTGGGCAATAGCAAGATTAAAATTGGTACCCCAGTCGAGTTAGAAGGTAGAGATTATAACTTCAACGCCAGTGTGATTAATGTCAGAGTGAAGTAA
- a CDS encoding polysaccharide deacetylase family protein — MQFAPLYPILYQILKPAFPNCLWSGATNSPAIALTFDDGPHPHYTPKLLQVLDRYQVRASFFWLGVCVHQAPSVAREVYQQGHWLGLHGYYHQSFPFLKRDALQQSLLLTQDAIAQACQIHPDKVKDVRPPNGLFTPRTLNILHQWNYRSVMWSVVPEDWKRPGVSIIVERVLKQVQNGSLIVLHDGYYGGQDVVETTAELIPQLLNQGYNFVSIDQLWQEN, encoded by the coding sequence ATGCAATTTGCTCCCCTATACCCTATTCTGTACCAAATTCTCAAACCTGCCTTTCCCAATTGCCTGTGGTCAGGAGCAACGAATTCACCTGCGATCGCACTGACCTTCGATGATGGACCCCATCCACACTACACTCCCAAGTTACTGCAAGTCTTAGACCGCTACCAAGTCAGAGCCAGTTTTTTCTGGTTGGGTGTTTGCGTACACCAAGCACCCAGTGTCGCCAGAGAGGTTTACCAACAAGGTCACTGGTTAGGACTTCATGGATATTACCATCAGTCTTTTCCCTTTCTAAAACGGGATGCCCTTCAGCAGAGTTTGCTCCTTACCCAAGACGCGATCGCTCAAGCTTGTCAGATTCACCCAGACAAGGTAAAAGATGTTCGTCCCCCTAACGGATTATTTACGCCCCGAACCTTGAATATACTGCACCAGTGGAACTATAGATCAGTAATGTGGAGTGTTGTCCCAGAAGACTGGAAACGTCCTGGTGTCAGTATAATCGTGGAGCGAGTCCTAAAGCAGGTTCAAAACGGTTCCCTGATCGTCCTACATGATGGTTATTATGGAGGACAAGATGTGGTTGAAACTACGGCTGAGTTAATTCCTCAGCTATTGAACCAAGGTTACAACTTTGTTAGCATTGACCAGCTATGGCAGGAAAATTAG
- the rpoD gene encoding RNA polymerase sigma factor RpoD, whose product MTQANELLATIAQPQSDLEVLIEDDVNRDDLVDAQPDEENTKPGKGRSNRRRTQSKKKHYTEDSIRLYLQEIGRIRLLRADEEIELARKIADLLELERVRERLSEQLEREPGDREWATEVDMELPAFRYRLHVGRRAKEKMVQSNLRLVVSIAKKYMNRGLSFQDLIQEGSLGLIRAAEKFDHEKGYKFSTYATWWIRQAITRAIADQSRTIRLPVHLYETISRIKKTTKLLSQEMGRKPTEEEIADRMEMTIEKLRFIAKSAQLPISLETPIGKEEDSRLGDFIEADGETPEDQVSKNLLREDLESVLDTLSPRERDVLRLRYGLDDGRMKTLEEIGQIFNVTRERIRQIEAKALRKLRHPNRNSILKEYIR is encoded by the coding sequence ATGACCCAGGCAAATGAATTACTCGCAACAATCGCTCAACCTCAGAGCGATTTAGAAGTCTTGATTGAGGATGACGTGAACCGAGATGATTTGGTGGACGCTCAACCGGACGAGGAAAATACTAAGCCTGGTAAGGGGCGATCTAACCGTCGCCGAACCCAAAGCAAAAAGAAGCACTATACAGAAGATTCAATTCGCCTCTATTTGCAGGAAATTGGCAGGATTCGTCTACTCAGAGCTGATGAAGAAATTGAATTAGCCCGTAAAATTGCTGATTTGTTGGAATTAGAACGAGTGCGGGAGCGCTTGTCTGAGCAGTTAGAGCGGGAACCTGGAGATCGGGAATGGGCAACAGAGGTCGATATGGAGTTGCCAGCTTTCCGTTACCGCTTACACGTCGGTCGGCGGGCTAAGGAAAAAATGGTACAGTCTAACCTCCGTTTGGTGGTTTCCATTGCCAAGAAATACATGAATCGAGGACTCTCATTCCAAGACTTGATTCAAGAAGGTTCTCTAGGTTTAATCCGGGCTGCGGAAAAATTTGACCACGAAAAAGGCTACAAGTTTTCCACCTATGCTACCTGGTGGATTCGTCAAGCTATTACTCGTGCCATTGCTGACCAGTCCCGGACTATCCGCTTACCCGTTCACCTTTATGAAACCATCTCGCGGATCAAGAAAACTACTAAACTCCTTTCTCAAGAAATGGGTCGCAAGCCCACAGAAGAGGAAATTGCAGATCGGATGGAAATGACCATCGAGAAGTTGCGATTCATTGCCAAATCAGCCCAACTTCCCATCTCCTTAGAAACACCTATTGGTAAAGAAGAAGACTCCCGCTTGGGAGACTTTATTGAAGCCGATGGTGAAACCCCAGAAGATCAGGTTTCCAAAAATCTACTCCGGGAAGACCTAGAAAGTGTGCTTGATACCCTGAGTCCCCGGGAACGTGATGTACTGCGTCTACGCTATGGATTAGATGATGGACGGATGAAGACTTTGGAAGAAATCGGCCAAATCTTCAACGTGACGCGGGAACGGATTCGGCAAATTGAAGCCAAAGCTCTTCGCAAACTACGCCATCCAAATCGCAATAGCATTCTCAAGGAATATATCCGATAG
- a CDS encoding chlorophyll a/b-binding protein produces MSNQESNEAKFGFTSKAENLNGRLAMIGFIAALVTEYITGQGVLHFLGLM; encoded by the coding sequence ATGTCCAATCAAGAGTCTAACGAAGCCAAGTTCGGTTTCACGTCTAAAGCAGAAAACTTAAATGGTCGTCTAGCTATGATCGGCTTCATCGCTGCTTTAGTCACAGAATATATTACTGGTCAAGGTGTACTACACTTCTTGGGCTTGATGTAG
- a CDS encoding peroxiredoxin has protein sequence MISRRALLSSLLASFIVLLAWINFANPVHALGGKQPPLNQPAPEFTLPTNTGKGSVSLSDYHGKWVVLYFYPKDFTSGCTLEANRFQQDLPKYMERNAQILGVSVDDVDSHAEFCDSEGLHFPLLADTDGSVSKAYGSWLGIMSLRHTYIIDPEGILREIFLGVIPAIHSQEVLARLDKLMSTSF, from the coding sequence ATGATCTCTCGTCGCGCATTGCTCAGCAGTCTTTTGGCTAGCTTTATCGTTTTGCTAGCTTGGATAAATTTTGCCAACCCTGTCCATGCTCTCGGTGGCAAACAACCTCCTCTAAATCAACCCGCACCCGAGTTCACCCTACCAACCAATACTGGTAAGGGTTCGGTGTCCCTCTCCGATTATCACGGTAAGTGGGTCGTACTCTATTTCTACCCCAAAGACTTTACTAGTGGTTGCACCTTGGAAGCTAACAGATTTCAGCAAGATTTGCCCAAATATATGGAGAGAAATGCGCAGATCCTAGGGGTGAGTGTGGATGATGTCGATTCTCACGCGGAGTTTTGTGACTCAGAGGGTTTACATTTCCCACTTTTAGCTGACACCGATGGCTCTGTGAGCAAGGCTTATGGTTCTTGGCTAGGTATTATGTCCCTACGCCATACCTATATCATTGATCCAGAAGGCATTCTACGGGAAATATTCCTTGGTGTGATACCAGCAATTCATAGCCAGGAAGTACTGGCTCGTCTGGATAAGTTAATGTCTACTTCTTTCTGA
- the lpxD gene encoding UDP-3-O-(3-hydroxymyristoyl)glucosamine N-acyltransferase translates to MKFSLLIEHLGSTASLCHSLNSDTELNPEITGVAPIDQATPGTLSYIEGPKFAHMVEKTQASALILSLDEALQAKATERGIAWVGTSEPRLLFAHAIACFYQPFQPAPVIHPTAVIDPDAQLGTDVYIGPFVIISAGVKIGNQVCIHPNVVLYPEVEIGDRTVLHANCTIHERSRIGNDCVIHSGAVIGAEGFGFVPTPQGWYKMQQSGYTVLEDGVEVGCNSTIDRPAVGETRIGRNTKLDNLVHIGHGSLVGQNCALAAQVGLSGGVKVGNQVLLAGQVGIANQVKVGDGAIVTAKSGIHKDVEPGSVVSGYPAISNKLWLKISAIYNRLPEMYKILKQLERNFKYKK, encoded by the coding sequence ATGAAATTTAGTCTTTTAATAGAACACCTGGGTAGTACAGCGTCTTTGTGCCATAGCCTGAATAGCGATACAGAGCTTAACCCTGAAATTACCGGAGTTGCTCCCATCGATCAAGCCACCCCAGGCACTCTCAGTTATATTGAGGGACCCAAGTTTGCCCACATGGTGGAAAAAACCCAGGCGAGTGCCTTAATTTTGTCCCTGGATGAAGCATTACAGGCAAAAGCGACAGAAAGAGGTATTGCTTGGGTAGGGACATCTGAACCGAGATTACTATTTGCTCATGCGATCGCATGTTTCTATCAACCCTTTCAACCAGCACCAGTGATCCACCCCACTGCAGTGATTGACCCAGATGCTCAGTTAGGAACAGATGTCTATATTGGACCTTTCGTCATAATTTCAGCAGGGGTAAAGATTGGCAATCAGGTCTGTATCCATCCTAATGTAGTACTATATCCTGAAGTAGAAATAGGCGATCGCACTGTTCTACATGCCAACTGCACTATTCATGAACGAAGCCGCATTGGTAACGATTGTGTGATTCATAGTGGTGCAGTCATTGGTGCTGAAGGGTTTGGCTTTGTGCCAACCCCCCAAGGGTGGTATAAAATGCAACAGTCTGGCTACACGGTCTTAGAAGATGGGGTGGAAGTTGGCTGTAACAGCACTATTGACCGTCCAGCGGTTGGGGAAACCCGCATTGGACGCAACACTAAATTAGATAATTTGGTACATATTGGTCACGGCTCTTTGGTGGGACAAAACTGTGCCTTGGCAGCCCAAGTCGGATTATCTGGAGGAGTGAAAGTGGGTAATCAAGTGCTGCTGGCGGGTCAGGTAGGAATTGCGAATCAAGTGAAAGTTGGGGATGGAGCAATTGTGACCGCTAAATCGGGAATCCACAAAGATGTAGAACCCGGAAGTGTAGTTTCTGGCTATCCTGCTATTTCCAACAAACTCTGGCTAAAAATATCTGCCATCTACAATCGGCTTCCGGAAATGTATAAAATATTAAAACAACTTGAGCGAAACTTTAAATATAAAAAATAA
- the clpP gene encoding ATP-dependent Clp endopeptidase proteolytic subunit ClpP, translated as MIPTVIEQSGRGERAFDIYSRLLRERIVFLGQQIDSDLANLVVAQLLFLEADDQEKDIYLYINSPGGSVTAGMGIFDTMNQVGPDVCTICVGLAASMGAFLLSAGAKGKRMSLPHSRIMIHQPLGGAQGQASDIEIQAKEILYHKQQLNKYLAEHTGQPLERIQEDTERDFFMSANEAKDYGLIDQVIERRPIATPFPTK; from the coding sequence ATGATTCCTACAGTTATCGAGCAATCAGGTCGTGGTGAACGTGCCTTTGACATTTACTCTCGTTTGTTGCGAGAGCGCATTGTATTCCTCGGACAACAGATTGATTCTGACTTAGCTAACTTAGTGGTTGCCCAATTACTCTTTCTAGAAGCTGATGACCAGGAAAAAGATATTTACCTGTACATCAACTCTCCCGGTGGTTCAGTGACTGCGGGCATGGGCATTTTCGATACGATGAATCAAGTTGGTCCGGACGTTTGCACTATCTGTGTTGGACTAGCAGCTAGTATGGGGGCTTTCTTACTCAGTGCTGGTGCTAAGGGTAAACGCATGAGCTTGCCCCACTCCCGGATTATGATTCATCAGCCACTGGGGGGAGCACAGGGACAGGCAAGCGATATAGAAATCCAAGCAAAAGAAATCCTCTACCACAAGCAGCAGCTGAACAAGTATTTAGCAGAACATACCGGTCAGCCACTGGAAAGGATTCAGGAGGATACCGAGCGGGATTTCTTCATGTCAGCGAATGAGGCTAAGGACTATGGTTTAATCGACCAGGTCATTGAGCGACGTCCCATAGCAACCCCTTTCCCAACAAAGTAA